Proteins encoded by one window of Chryseobacterium foetidum:
- a CDS encoding DUF4349 domain-containing protein — protein MKKAILLLAISSTFIMCKKGDGTTESLSETIKSADSSFTEISDKAEKIQNETAAALDSAQVKIKDFDKTSQNLKDKFEKTASSVDSLGEKISNVKFESRTYDKDSARKKQEKIVVNVPAPKVIKETKIIYKNNPEKPKSEPKYALKKTANLEIGVDDTYGAKNYIEDQLRKYDGSLKSENISRNNDDTKTAYLKIQIPLDKFEYFVEDVSGNLGNVIDKTIDSSGEEFYPKTKCDIEITLYGNEKNAATVASKPDSFGGKFASGIGSGWEVLTGILLFFVPFWPLFLIAGIAYYFFKKNRNKNISNQAE, from the coding sequence ATGAAAAAAGCTATCTTATTACTTGCAATATCAAGTACATTTATTATGTGTAAAAAGGGAGATGGAACTACAGAATCTCTAAGTGAAACCATAAAATCTGCTGACAGCAGCTTTACAGAAATCTCCGACAAGGCTGAGAAAATTCAAAATGAAACGGCAGCGGCTTTGGATTCTGCGCAGGTGAAAATTAAAGATTTTGATAAGACTTCACAGAATTTGAAAGATAAGTTTGAAAAAACGGCCTCTTCTGTAGATTCTTTAGGCGAAAAAATTTCTAATGTAAAATTTGAATCCAGAACTTATGATAAAGATTCCGCAAGAAAAAAACAAGAGAAAATTGTAGTGAATGTTCCCGCACCAAAAGTGATTAAGGAAACCAAAATCATTTACAAAAACAATCCTGAAAAGCCGAAATCTGAACCTAAATATGCTTTAAAGAAAACTGCCAATCTTGAAATTGGTGTTGATGATACGTATGGCGCAAAAAATTACATAGAAGATCAACTCAGAAAATATGACGGGAGTCTGAAAAGCGAAAATATCAGCAGAAACAACGACGACACCAAAACTGCTTATCTGAAAATACAGATTCCATTAGATAAATTTGAATATTTTGTGGAAGACGTGAGTGGCAATTTAGGAAATGTAATTGATAAAACAATCGACAGTTCCGGAGAAGAATTTTATCCGAAAACAAAATGCGATATCGAGATTACTTTGTACGGAAACGAGAAAAATGCTGCTACAGTTGCATCAAAACCTGACAGTTTCGGAGGAAAATTTGCTTCGGGAATCGGCTCCGGATGGGAAGTTTTGACTGGAATTCTTCTTTTCTTTGTTCCATTCTGGCCGTTGTTTTTAATTGCAGGAATTGCATATTATTTCTTTAAAAAGAACAGAAACAAAAATATCAGCAATCAGGCAGAATAA
- a CDS encoding CPBP family intramembrane glutamic endopeptidase, protein MEQSRYPKYIFDWMGGLILFLGYILGGVFTKFMQLAGKFIFRLDFLQKPWFLMISNALVFCLMIAAFDFIIVRQKTGKKLNFNFSPTNFYTYLLIFPMMLGMMFIGEFITSQIPTTGPFFGDFYEFFERIMEGFINDPIIMLIMAVIMAPIFEEIIFRGIIQKGLINNGVEPWKAIVVASLLFGLIHGNPWQFVGATLLGCVLGLVYYKTKSLLLPMLLHGFNNLCSAILIFYTQKESFAEAFEMQEWTILVIGIVLFSVFFYLFAFKNKVRYSEA, encoded by the coding sequence ATGGAGCAATCACGTTATCCGAAATATATTTTCGATTGGATGGGAGGTTTAATTCTTTTCTTAGGATATATTTTGGGAGGTGTGTTTACCAAATTTATGCAACTTGCAGGAAAATTTATTTTCAGATTAGATTTTTTGCAGAAACCTTGGTTTTTGATGATTTCAAATGCTTTGGTATTTTGTCTGATGATTGCCGCCTTCGATTTTATTATCGTCCGTCAAAAAACGGGTAAAAAACTGAATTTCAACTTTTCACCGACCAATTTTTATACTTATCTTTTAATCTTTCCGATGATGTTGGGAATGATGTTCATCGGTGAGTTTATCACATCTCAAATCCCCACAACCGGACCGTTTTTTGGAGATTTCTATGAATTTTTTGAAAGAATAATGGAAGGATTTATCAATGATCCAATTATTATGTTAATTATGGCAGTCATCATGGCACCGATTTTTGAAGAAATTATTTTCCGTGGAATTATCCAGAAAGGTTTAATTAATAATGGTGTTGAACCCTGGAAAGCCATTGTGGTGGCAAGTCTTTTATTCGGTTTGATCCACGGGAATCCATGGCAGTTTGTAGGGGCGACTTTATTAGGTTGTGTTTTGGGATTAGTTTATTATAAAACAAAATCTCTGCTTTTGCCGATGCTGTTGCATGGTTTTAATAATCTCTGTTCGGCAATTTTGATTTTTTACACGCAAAAAGAAAGTTTTGCAGAAGCTTTTGAAATGCAGGAATGGACGATTTTGGTAATTGGAATTGTACTTTTCTCTGTCTTTTTCTATCTTTTTGCATTTAAAAATAAAGTCAGGTACTCTGAAGCTTAA
- a CDS encoding acyl-CoA dehydrogenase family protein, which yields MDFNLSEEQLMIQQAARDFAQNELLPGVIERDRDQKFPAEQVKKMGEMGLLGMMVDPQYGGAGMDSVSYVLAMEEIAKVDASAAVVMSVNNSLVCAGLEKFASEEQKVKYLTPLASGEVIGAFALSEPEAGSDATSQQTTAEDKGDYYLLNGIKNWITNGGTATYYIVIAQTDPEKKHKGINAFIVEKGWEGFEIGLKEDKLGIRGSDTHSLLFNNVKVPKENRIGEDGFGFNFAMAVLNGGRIGIASQALGIASGAYELALKYAKTRKAFKTEIINHQAIAFKLADMATSITAARMLCYKAAVEKDAGKDISESGAMAKLYSSQVAMDTTIEAVQIHGGYGYVKEYHVERMMRDAKITQIYEGTSEIQKIVISRSISK from the coding sequence ATGGACTTTAATTTATCAGAAGAACAGCTGATGATTCAGCAGGCAGCGAGAGATTTTGCACAGAACGAACTGTTACCAGGCGTAATTGAAAGAGACCGTGACCAGAAGTTTCCTGCCGAACAAGTAAAGAAAATGGGGGAAATGGGGCTTCTTGGGATGATGGTAGACCCACAGTACGGTGGAGCTGGGATGGATAGCGTTTCCTATGTTTTGGCAATGGAAGAAATTGCTAAAGTAGATGCCTCTGCAGCCGTGGTAATGTCTGTAAACAACTCTTTGGTGTGTGCGGGTCTTGAAAAATTTGCTTCTGAAGAACAAAAAGTAAAATATCTTACTCCTTTAGCAAGCGGAGAAGTAATCGGAGCCTTTGCACTTTCTGAGCCAGAAGCCGGATCTGATGCCACTTCACAGCAAACAACCGCTGAAGATAAAGGTGATTATTATCTTTTAAACGGTATCAAAAACTGGATTACAAACGGTGGTACTGCAACTTATTACATCGTAATTGCCCAGACTGATCCTGAGAAAAAGCACAAGGGAATCAACGCGTTTATCGTAGAAAAAGGTTGGGAAGGTTTTGAAATTGGTCTTAAAGAAGATAAACTGGGAATCAGAGGAAGCGACACGCATTCTTTGCTTTTCAACAACGTAAAAGTGCCTAAAGAAAACAGAATCGGTGAAGACGGTTTCGGATTCAACTTTGCGATGGCTGTTTTGAATGGCGGTAGAATCGGTATTGCTTCTCAGGCTTTAGGGATTGCTTCCGGAGCGTACGAATTGGCATTAAAATATGCTAAAACAAGAAAAGCTTTCAAAACTGAAATCATCAATCATCAGGCAATTGCTTTCAAATTAGCTGATATGGCAACCAGTATTACTGCAGCAAGAATGCTTTGTTACAAGGCTGCTGTAGAAAAAGATGCCGGAAAAGACATATCTGAAAGTGGTGCAATGGCAAAACTGTATTCTTCACAAGTGGCGATGGATACTACGATTGAAGCTGTTCAGATTCACGGTGGATACGGTTATGTGAAAGAATACCATGTAGAAAGAATGATGCGTGATGCAAAAATCACTCAGATTTACGAAGGAACATCAGAAATTCAGAAGATTGTAATTTCGAGAAGCATCTCAAAATAA
- a CDS encoding MFS transporter, protein MDSALNQPKNLNLQLISYVSFTFVGYFIIGLSLSVLPIFISKSLGFSLLVAGMVISLQYISTFFLRAYSGKMIDGKGPKPAVLLSMLGFSLTGIFLIFAYYFKFSPVLSLAFLIITRLFTGCAEGLVGASPINWAIMALGEKHTAKIISYNGVACYGALAIGASLGIVIEQKFSLYGIGILSIILGIIGYFFAKTKENKTNDNQKETQSFWKVLGKVAPFGVCLALGGIGFASISTFITLYYNHFHWNNGALCLSIFGGLFVAGRLVFSNVINNYGGIKVSIACLFVETIGLLIIAFATNAQMALIGAGVTGLGFSLIFPALGVMAIKSVAPSNQGSALAGYGLFIDISLGVAGPIIGSVADFFGMQFIFPFSAAMVFIGLGLAYFLKKKSNLKKLSEV, encoded by the coding sequence ATGGATTCCGCATTAAATCAGCCTAAAAACCTTAATTTACAACTGATCAGTTATGTTTCTTTCACTTTTGTAGGATACTTTATTATCGGCTTATCGCTTTCAGTTCTTCCCATTTTTATCAGTAAAAGTTTAGGATTCAGTCTTTTGGTGGCAGGAATGGTCATTAGTTTACAATATATTTCCACGTTTTTCCTGAGAGCCTATTCAGGTAAAATGATTGACGGAAAAGGCCCGAAACCCGCAGTCCTGCTGAGTATGCTCGGATTTTCCTTAACCGGAATCTTTTTGATTTTCGCTTATTATTTTAAATTTTCTCCGGTTTTAAGTCTCGCATTTTTAATTATCACACGACTGTTCACAGGTTGCGCAGAAGGTTTGGTGGGTGCAAGCCCGATCAACTGGGCGATCATGGCACTGGGAGAGAAACATACCGCAAAAATTATTTCCTACAACGGCGTTGCTTGCTACGGAGCTTTGGCGATTGGTGCTTCATTAGGAATTGTTATCGAACAGAAATTCAGTCTCTACGGCATCGGGATTCTTTCCATTATCTTAGGAATTATTGGATATTTTTTTGCTAAAACGAAAGAGAATAAAACCAACGACAATCAAAAAGAAACGCAATCTTTCTGGAAAGTATTGGGAAAAGTCGCTCCGTTTGGCGTTTGTCTGGCCTTGGGAGGAATCGGTTTCGCAAGTATTTCTACGTTCATTACTTTATATTACAATCATTTTCACTGGAATAATGGTGCTTTGTGTCTGAGTATCTTCGGAGGATTATTCGTTGCCGGAAGATTGGTTTTCAGCAACGTCATCAATAATTATGGCGGAATAAAGGTGTCGATTGCCTGTCTTTTTGTAGAAACCATCGGACTTCTCATCATCGCATTTGCCACGAATGCCCAAATGGCTTTGATTGGTGCCGGTGTTACAGGATTAGGATTTTCATTAATATTTCCGGCATTGGGAGTGATGGCGATCAAAAGTGTTGCTCCATCGAACCAGGGCTCTGCTTTGGCTGGTTACGGACTTTTCATCGATATTTCTCTCGGCGTTGCAGGCCCAATCATCGGTAGTGTTGCAGATTTTTTCGGAATGCAGTTTATTTTCCCATTCAGTGCCGCCATGGTTTTTATAGGCTTGGGACTGGCATATTTTCTGAAGAAAAAATCAAATTTAAAAAAGTTGAGCGAGGTTTGA
- a CDS encoding peptide chain release factor 3 codes for MSDLIKEIEKRKTFGIISHPDAGKTTLTEKLLLFGGAIQEAGAVKSNKIKKGATSDFMEIERQRGISVATSVLAFEYRDHKINILDTPGHKDFAEDTYRTLTAVDSVIVVIDVAKGVEEQTEKLVKVCRMRNIPMLVFINKLDREGKDAFDLLDEVEQKLGLTVCPLSLPIGMGADFQGIYNIWEDNIQLFLEEKKQKVGEAIKFDDINDPSIDEVIGEKAAKNLREELDLIQSVYPEFSREDYMKGDLQPVFFGSALNNFGVRELLNAFIDIAPMPQPKESDTRLVKPEESTFTGFVFKIHANMDPKHRDRLAFVKIVSGTFKRNENYLLVREGKKMKFSSPNAFFADKKEVVDESFPGDIVGLHDTGSFRIGDTLTGGEKLSFKGIPSFSPEHFRYINNNDPLKAKQLAKGIDQLMDEGVAQLFTLEMNNRKIIGTVGALQYEVIQYRLEHEYGAKCTYEPLSMHKACWVEADEKSEEFKEFARLKQRFLARDKYNQLVFLADSSFTIHMTQEKFPNVKLHFISEFQNA; via the coding sequence ATGTCAGACTTAATCAAAGAAATAGAAAAAAGAAAAACCTTCGGAATTATATCTCACCCCGATGCCGGAAAAACCACGCTTACAGAGAAGCTTCTGCTTTTTGGAGGGGCAATTCAGGAAGCGGGTGCGGTAAAATCCAACAAAATAAAAAAGGGAGCAACCTCCGATTTCATGGAAATTGAGAGACAGAGAGGGATCTCCGTAGCGACTTCTGTGTTGGCTTTTGAATACAGAGATCACAAAATCAATATTTTGGACACTCCTGGTCACAAAGATTTTGCTGAAGATACATACCGAACTTTAACTGCCGTAGATTCTGTAATCGTTGTCATCGACGTTGCAAAAGGGGTTGAGGAACAGACTGAGAAATTGGTAAAAGTTTGCCGTATGAGAAATATCCCAATGTTGGTGTTCATCAATAAGCTTGACCGTGAAGGTAAAGATGCTTTTGATCTTTTAGATGAAGTTGAGCAGAAATTAGGATTAACTGTTTGTCCGCTTTCTTTGCCGATTGGTATGGGAGCTGATTTTCAGGGAATTTACAATATCTGGGAAGACAATATCCAGTTATTTTTGGAGGAGAAAAAACAGAAAGTTGGTGAAGCGATTAAGTTTGATGACATCAATGATCCTTCGATCGACGAAGTAATTGGTGAAAAAGCAGCAAAAAATCTAAGAGAAGAATTGGATCTAATACAATCTGTTTACCCTGAATTCAGCCGTGAAGATTATATGAAAGGTGATTTGCAACCGGTTTTCTTCGGATCTGCTTTGAATAATTTTGGTGTACGTGAATTGCTGAATGCATTTATCGACATCGCACCGATGCCACAGCCAAAGGAAAGTGATACCCGTTTGGTAAAGCCTGAGGAAAGTACTTTCACAGGATTTGTTTTCAAAATCCACGCGAATATGGATCCGAAACACAGAGACCGTCTGGCTTTCGTAAAAATTGTTTCCGGAACCTTTAAAAGAAATGAAAATTACCTTTTGGTAAGAGAAGGCAAAAAGATGAAATTCTCATCTCCGAATGCATTCTTCGCCGATAAAAAAGAAGTGGTTGACGAAAGTTTCCCTGGAGACATTGTCGGACTTCACGATACGGGAAGTTTCAGAATTGGCGATACATTGACGGGAGGCGAAAAACTGAGTTTCAAAGGAATTCCAAGTTTCTCACCGGAACATTTCAGATACATTAATAATAACGATCCGCTGAAAGCTAAACAGTTGGCAAAAGGAATCGATCAGTTGATGGATGAAGGTGTTGCACAATTGTTTACGCTCGAAATGAACAACAGAAAAATCATCGGAACCGTGGGTGCGCTTCAGTATGAAGTGATTCAGTATCGTCTGGAACATGAATACGGTGCAAAATGTACTTATGAGCCACTTTCTATGCACAAAGCCTGTTGGGTTGAAGCCGATGAAAAATCTGAAGAATTCAAGGAATTTGCAAGACTGAAGCAGCGATTTTTGGCAAGAGACAAATACAACCAATTGGTTTTCTTAGCAGATTCTTCTTTCACGATTCACATGACGCAGGAGAAATTCCCGAATGTGAAACTGCATTTTATCAGTGAATTTCAGAATGCTTAA
- a CDS encoding AMP-dependent synthetase/ligase, with amino-acid sequence MTIKRLFDIPQHALENYPKADMFVTKYNGEWKKTSTQEFVNEANKISRGLLKLGIKPGDKIALITTNSRTEWAIMDLGLSQIGVISVPVYPSISPEDYEFIFTNAEIKYCFLSDKALLDKVMKVKHNIPSLQGVFTFDAISGAANWREILDLGEDDSTQIEVEDLAKAINPDDVATIIYTSGTTGKPKGVILSHENIVSNVLGSIPRIPRKKSLDYKDTRVLSFLPICHIFERMLFYLFQYNGFSIHFAESIEKMGENVKEVKPHYMSVVPRLIEKVYDKIYATGSSAGGFKQKIFFWALDLIQKKKTVSKPSGLSEIIADKLVFKKWREGLGGEIITLVSGSAALSSRLNLMFQNAGIPILEGYGLTETSPVISVNSFGKMKVGTVGHPLDNLKVKIQEDGEITVKGPSVFKGYFKNEEQTKETFTDDGYFKTGDIGHIDGEGYLQITDRKKEMFKTSGGKYIAPQTIENLAKASKFIEQIMVVGDGEKMPTALVQPDFEFAKSWAMRNNLSIGTTPKEIAASKELKERIKKEMDDINEHLGSWEQIKKIELTPEVWSIEAGLLTPTLKLKRKAIKEKFMDLYNKMYEHQA; translated from the coding sequence ATGACCATTAAAAGATTATTTGACATCCCTCAACATGCTTTGGAAAATTATCCGAAAGCTGATATGTTTGTGACAAAATATAACGGCGAATGGAAAAAAACTTCAACTCAGGAATTTGTAAATGAAGCCAATAAAATCTCACGCGGACTTTTAAAATTAGGTATAAAACCAGGCGACAAAATCGCTTTGATTACCACCAATTCCCGCACAGAATGGGCAATAATGGATTTGGGTCTGTCACAGATCGGCGTAATTTCAGTGCCAGTTTATCCGAGTATTTCTCCCGAAGACTATGAGTTTATCTTTACCAATGCTGAAATAAAATACTGCTTCCTTTCAGACAAAGCTTTGCTTGATAAAGTGATGAAAGTGAAACACAATATTCCAAGTTTACAGGGCGTTTTTACTTTTGACGCGATTTCGGGAGCTGCCAACTGGAGAGAAATTTTAGACCTTGGCGAAGACGATTCCACTCAAATTGAAGTGGAAGATCTGGCAAAGGCAATAAACCCGGATGATGTAGCGACGATCATTTACACTTCAGGAACCACCGGAAAACCGAAAGGTGTTATACTTTCGCATGAAAATATTGTCTCCAATGTTTTAGGTTCGATCCCAAGAATTCCGAGAAAGAAAAGTTTGGATTACAAAGACACGAGAGTTTTAAGTTTTCTTCCGATCTGTCATATTTTTGAGAGAATGTTGTTTTATCTCTTCCAATACAATGGTTTCTCCATTCATTTTGCTGAAAGCATTGAAAAAATGGGCGAAAATGTAAAAGAAGTAAAACCTCACTACATGAGCGTTGTACCAAGATTAATAGAGAAAGTTTATGATAAAATTTATGCTACAGGATCTTCTGCGGGAGGTTTCAAGCAGAAAATTTTCTTTTGGGCCTTAGATTTAATTCAAAAAAAGAAAACGGTTTCAAAACCTTCCGGTTTATCTGAAATTATTGCTGATAAACTGGTTTTCAAAAAATGGAGAGAAGGTTTGGGAGGCGAAATCATCACTTTGGTTTCAGGTTCGGCAGCCTTGTCTTCAAGATTAAATTTGATGTTTCAGAATGCGGGAATTCCTATTTTGGAAGGCTATGGTTTAACGGAAACTTCACCTGTTATTTCAGTAAACTCTTTCGGTAAAATGAAAGTAGGAACTGTGGGGCATCCTTTAGATAATTTAAAAGTAAAAATTCAGGAAGACGGCGAAATTACGGTAAAAGGTCCTTCAGTTTTTAAAGGTTATTTTAAAAATGAAGAGCAAACGAAAGAAACTTTTACAGATGACGGCTATTTCAAAACCGGCGACATCGGTCATATTGATGGTGAAGGGTATCTGCAGATTACCGACCGTAAAAAGGAGATGTTTAAAACTTCAGGAGGAAAATACATTGCTCCACAGACGATTGAAAATTTAGCCAAAGCTTCAAAATTCATCGAGCAGATTATGGTTGTCGGCGATGGTGAAAAAATGCCGACCGCTTTGGTACAGCCTGATTTTGAATTTGCCAAAAGCTGGGCGATGAGAAACAACCTCAGCATCGGAACTACACCAAAAGAAATTGCGGCCAGCAAAGAGCTTAAAGAAAGAATTAAAAAAGAAATGGACGACATCAATGAGCATCTCGGAAGTTGGGAACAGATCAAAAAAATTGAACTCACACCAGAAGTTTGGAGCATTGAAGCAGGACTTTTAACGCCAACTTTAAAGCTGAAAAGAAAAGCGATTAAAGAGAAGTTTATGGATCTGTACAATAAAATGTATGAGCATCAAGCTTAA
- the rdgB gene encoding RdgB/HAM1 family non-canonical purine NTP pyrophosphatase: protein MKMEILVATHNLHKKEEIQQILGNDFTVKSLADYDLHDEIVEDGDSFNANALIKAKYCFEKTGIPSLGDDSGLVVESLDGRPGIFSARYAGDHDFVKNIEKVLSEMENVENRKAYFITVLCYYDENGAQYFDGRVHGNLLTENKGHQGFGYDPIFVPEGHEITFAEMNPEDKNKISHRKQALDLFLDFLQAK, encoded by the coding sequence ATAAAAATGGAAATATTAGTAGCTACTCACAATCTTCACAAAAAAGAAGAGATTCAACAGATTTTAGGAAATGATTTCACCGTTAAAAGTCTTGCAGATTACGATCTTCACGACGAAATTGTTGAGGACGGAGATTCTTTCAACGCCAATGCCTTAATAAAAGCCAAATACTGTTTTGAGAAAACCGGAATTCCAAGTCTTGGAGACGACAGCGGTTTGGTTGTGGAATCTTTAGACGGAAGACCTGGTATTTTTTCTGCACGATATGCAGGAGATCACGATTTTGTGAAAAATATTGAGAAAGTTTTAAGCGAAATGGAAAATGTTGAAAACAGGAAAGCCTATTTCATCACCGTTTTATGTTATTATGACGAAAATGGTGCTCAGTATTTCGACGGCAGAGTTCACGGAAATCTGCTGACAGAAAATAAAGGACATCAGGGTTTTGGCTACGACCCAATTTTTGTCCCCGAAGGCCATGAAATCACTTTCGCTGAGATGAATCCCGAAGATAAAAACAAAATCAGCCACAGAAAACAGGCATTGGATTTATTTCTCGATTTTTTACAGGCGAAGTAG